In one window of Brassica rapa cultivar Chiifu-401-42 chromosome A07, CAAS_Brap_v3.01, whole genome shotgun sequence DNA:
- the LOC103832065 gene encoding L-ascorbate oxidase homolog isoform X2 → MIYLLVGKWSITLPKNGVQQRRNSYVDGVYGTTCPIPPGKNYTYILQVKDQIGSFYYFPSLAFHKAAGGFGGLRILSRPGIPVPFADPAGDYTVLIGDWYKSNHTDLKAQLDSGRKLPLPDGILINGRGSGATLNVEQGKTYRLRISNIGLQHSLNFRIQNHKMKVVEVEGTHTLQTTFSSLDVHVGQSYSVLVTADQPAQDYYVVVSSRFTSDVLTTTGVLRYSGSAGGVSGPIPGGPTIQIDWSLNQARAIRTNLTASGPRPNPQGSYHYGMINTTRTIRLASSAGQVNGKQRYAVNSVSFNPADTPLKLADYFKIDGVYRVGSIQSQPTGGGIYLDTSVMQTDYRTFIEIVFENSEDIVQSWHLDGYSFWVVGMDGGQWTPDSRNEYNLRDAVARCTVQVYPSSWTAIYIALDNVGMWNLRSEFWARQYLGQQFYLRVYTTSTSLRDEYPIPKNALLCGRASGRRTRPL, encoded by the exons ATG ATTTATTTACTTGTGGGGAAGTGGTCCATCACCTTACCAAA GAATGGAGTTCAACAGAGGAGGAACTCGTACGTGGATGGAGTTTACGGGACGACTTGCCCTATCCCGCCGGGGAAGAACTACACTTACATCCTTCAAGTGAAGGATCAGATCGGAAGTTTCTACTACTTCCCTTCTCTCGCTTTCCACAAAGCCGCCGGTGGTTTTGGTGGCCTCCGTATCCTCAGCCGTCCTGGTATCCCAGTCCCTTTCGCTGACCCTGCCGGAGATTACACAGTTCTCATAGGAGACTGGTACAAATCTAACCACACG GATTTGAAGGCACAGCTTGATAGTGGTAGGAAGCTTCCTTTACCAGATGGCATCCTTATCAATGGACGTGGGAGTGGTGCCACTCTCAATGTTGAACAAGGTAAGACATACAGGTTGAGAATATCCAATATAGGGCTACAACACTCTCTCAACTTCCGCATTCAGAACCACAAGATGAAAGTGGTTGAAGTGGAAGGAACTCACACTCTTCAGACTACTTTCTCTTCTCTCGATGTTCACGTTGGTCAGTCTTACTCGGTCCTTGTGACCGCCGACCAGCCTGCACAGGATTATTACGTGGTGGTTTCTTCTCGGTTTACCTCGGATGTCCTCACCACCACTGGTGTTCTCCGTTACAGTGGTTCTGCTGGTGGTGTTTCTGGACCTATTCCCGGTGGACCAACAATACAGATCGACTGGTCCTTGAACCAGGCTCGAGCCATCAG GACTAACCTTACGGCGAGTGGACCAAGGCCAAACCCGCAAGGATCATACCATTACGGTATGATAAACACCACAAGAACCATCAGACTTGCTAGCTCTGCTGGTCAGGTCAACGGGAAGCAACGATACGCTGTGAACAGTGTATCGTTTAACCCGGCAGACACTCCTCTGAAACTCGCGGACTACTTCAAGATCGATGGTGTGTACAGAGTTGGAAGCATACAGAGCCAACCCACTGGTGGAGGAATCTACCTCGACACGTCTGTTATGCAGACCGATTACAGAACCTTTATTGAGATTGTGTTTGAAAACTCCGAGGATATTGTCCAGAGCTGGCATCTTGACGGTTACTCTTTCTGGGTTGTTGG GATGGACGGTGGGCAATGGACTCCTGATAGTAGGAACGAGTACAATCTACGTGATGCAGTAGCTCGCTGCACCGTTCAG GTGTATCCGAGTTCATGGACGGCTATATACATAGCACTGGACAACGTAGGGATGTGGAATCTAAGATCAGAATTTTGGGCAAGACAGTACTTAGGACAACAGTTCTATCTACGTGTCTACACAACGTCCACTTCTCTTAGGGATGAGTACCCAATCCCCAAGAACGCTCTTCTTTGCGGTAGAGCTAGTGGTCGTCGCACCAGACCACTTTGA
- the LOC103832065 gene encoding L-ascorbate oxidase homolog isoform X1, producing the protein MAANASFAAALIVGFALLFAVTAESPYRFFEWNVTYGDIYPLGVRQQGILINGQFPGPDIHSVTNDNLIINVYNSLDEPFLLSWNGVQQRRNSYVDGVYGTTCPIPPGKNYTYILQVKDQIGSFYYFPSLAFHKAAGGFGGLRILSRPGIPVPFADPAGDYTVLIGDWYKSNHTDLKAQLDSGRKLPLPDGILINGRGSGATLNVEQGKTYRLRISNIGLQHSLNFRIQNHKMKVVEVEGTHTLQTTFSSLDVHVGQSYSVLVTADQPAQDYYVVVSSRFTSDVLTTTGVLRYSGSAGGVSGPIPGGPTIQIDWSLNQARAIRTNLTASGPRPNPQGSYHYGMINTTRTIRLASSAGQVNGKQRYAVNSVSFNPADTPLKLADYFKIDGVYRVGSIQSQPTGGGIYLDTSVMQTDYRTFIEIVFENSEDIVQSWHLDGYSFWVVGMDGGQWTPDSRNEYNLRDAVARCTVQVYPSSWTAIYIALDNVGMWNLRSEFWARQYLGQQFYLRVYTTSTSLRDEYPIPKNALLCGRASGRRTRPL; encoded by the exons ATGGCGGCCAATGCCTCATTCGCCGCCGCATTAATCGTCGGCTTTGCGCTTCTTTTCGCCGTCACGGCGGAAAGTCCGTATAGGTTCTTCGAATGGAACGTCACTTACGGTGATATCTACCCACTCGGTGTTCGCCAGCAG GGTATTCTGATCAACGGGCAGTTTCCGGGACCGGACATTCACTCCGTTACTAATGACAATCTCATCATTAACGTCTACAATAGCCTCGACGAACCTTTCCTCCTTTCATG GAATGGAGTTCAACAGAGGAGGAACTCGTACGTGGATGGAGTTTACGGGACGACTTGCCCTATCCCGCCGGGGAAGAACTACACTTACATCCTTCAAGTGAAGGATCAGATCGGAAGTTTCTACTACTTCCCTTCTCTCGCTTTCCACAAAGCCGCCGGTGGTTTTGGTGGCCTCCGTATCCTCAGCCGTCCTGGTATCCCAGTCCCTTTCGCTGACCCTGCCGGAGATTACACAGTTCTCATAGGAGACTGGTACAAATCTAACCACACG GATTTGAAGGCACAGCTTGATAGTGGTAGGAAGCTTCCTTTACCAGATGGCATCCTTATCAATGGACGTGGGAGTGGTGCCACTCTCAATGTTGAACAAGGTAAGACATACAGGTTGAGAATATCCAATATAGGGCTACAACACTCTCTCAACTTCCGCATTCAGAACCACAAGATGAAAGTGGTTGAAGTGGAAGGAACTCACACTCTTCAGACTACTTTCTCTTCTCTCGATGTTCACGTTGGTCAGTCTTACTCGGTCCTTGTGACCGCCGACCAGCCTGCACAGGATTATTACGTGGTGGTTTCTTCTCGGTTTACCTCGGATGTCCTCACCACCACTGGTGTTCTCCGTTACAGTGGTTCTGCTGGTGGTGTTTCTGGACCTATTCCCGGTGGACCAACAATACAGATCGACTGGTCCTTGAACCAGGCTCGAGCCATCAG GACTAACCTTACGGCGAGTGGACCAAGGCCAAACCCGCAAGGATCATACCATTACGGTATGATAAACACCACAAGAACCATCAGACTTGCTAGCTCTGCTGGTCAGGTCAACGGGAAGCAACGATACGCTGTGAACAGTGTATCGTTTAACCCGGCAGACACTCCTCTGAAACTCGCGGACTACTTCAAGATCGATGGTGTGTACAGAGTTGGAAGCATACAGAGCCAACCCACTGGTGGAGGAATCTACCTCGACACGTCTGTTATGCAGACCGATTACAGAACCTTTATTGAGATTGTGTTTGAAAACTCCGAGGATATTGTCCAGAGCTGGCATCTTGACGGTTACTCTTTCTGGGTTGTTGG GATGGACGGTGGGCAATGGACTCCTGATAGTAGGAACGAGTACAATCTACGTGATGCAGTAGCTCGCTGCACCGTTCAG GTGTATCCGAGTTCATGGACGGCTATATACATAGCACTGGACAACGTAGGGATGTGGAATCTAAGATCAGAATTTTGGGCAAGACAGTACTTAGGACAACAGTTCTATCTACGTGTCTACACAACGTCCACTTCTCTTAGGGATGAGTACCCAATCCCCAAGAACGCTCTTCTTTGCGGTAGAGCTAGTGGTCGTCGCACCAGACCACTTTGA
- the LOC103832066 gene encoding cytoplasmic tRNA 2-thiolation protein 1: protein MERGEAKSKKAGGPPRLCCICNEKRPVLKRPKTLQQICRECFYEVFEEEIHQAIVNNGLFKSGERVAIGASGGKDSTVLAYVLSELNRRHSYGLDLFLLSIDEGITGYRDDSLETVKRNELQYGLPLQILSYKDLYGWTMDDIVKMIGLKNNCTFCGVFRRQALDRGAALLKVDKLVTGHNADDIAETVLLNILRGDIARLSRCTSITTGEDGPIPRCKPFKYTYEKEIVMYAYFKKLDYFSTECIYSPNAYRGFAREFIKDLERLRPRAILDIIKSGEDFRIATTTKMPEQGTCERCGYISSQKWCKACVLLDGLNRGLPKMGIGRARGGGVNGGDHKKETKAGSTVKTLETKQCGSLDF, encoded by the exons ATGGAGAGAGGCGAAGCGAAGAGCAAGAAAGCAGGAGGGCCTCCTCGTCTCTGCTGCATCTGTAACGAGAAACGACCCGTCCTCAAAAGACCCAAAACCCTTCAACAA ATATGCAGAGAGTGCTTTTACGAGGTGTTCGAGGAGGAGATTCACCAAGCCATCGTCAACAATGGGCTATTCAAATCCGGCGAGCGTGTTGCTATAGGCGCCTCCGGTGGAAAAG ATTCAACGGTGCTGGCTTATGTATTATCAGAGCTAAACAGACGCCATAGCTACGGTCTCGACCTCTTCCTTCTCTCCATTGATGAAGGGATCACTGGTTACCGTGATGATTCTCTCGAGACCGTTAAAAGAAACGAACTCCAA TATGGGTTGCCTCTTCAGATTCTTTCGTACAAAGATCTGTACGGATGGACGATGGATGATATTGTGAAGATGATTGGTCTGAAGAACAATTGCACCTTTTGTGGTGTCTTCCGTCGCCAG GCGCTTGATAGAGGAGCTGCGTTGTTGAAAGTAGATAAGCTGGTGACTGGACATAACGCAGATGATATAGCTGAAACAGTTCTCTTGAACATACTTAGAGGAGATATCGCTAGATTGAGTCGGTGCACATCGATCACTACAGGTGAAGATGGTCCGATTCCAAGATGTAAACCTTTCAAATATACTTACGAGAAGGAGATTGTTAT GTATGCTTATTTCAAGAAGCTGGACTACTTCTCAACCGAAT GCATATACTCTCCTAATGCTTATCGTGGGTTTGCCCGTGAGTTCATCAAAGACTTGGAGAGACTAAG GCCAAGAGCTATTCTGGATATCATTAAGTCCGGTGAAGACTTCAGAATTGCGACGACCACTAAAATGCCTGAGCAAGGGACGTGTGAGCGATGCGGCTATATTTCTAGCCAG AAATGGTGCAAAGCGTGTGTGTTGTTGGATGGATTGAACCGTGGTTTGCCTAAGATGGGCATTGGAAGAGCTCGAGGAGGAGGTGTAAACGGTGGTGATCACAAGAAGGAAACAAAGGCTGGATCTACTGTGAAAACTCTTGAGACCAAGCAATGTGGATCTCTGGATTTCTAA
- the LOC103832067 gene encoding dehydrin ERD14 — protein sequence MAEETKNVHEHEVPKVATEESSTATGEVTDRGLFDFLGKKKDETKPEETIDSEFEQKVHISEPVPEVKHEEEKEEKKHSLLEKLHRSDSSSSSSSEEEGEDGVKRKKKKDKKKVTTTEGEVKTEEEKKGFMDKLKEKLPGHGKKPEEASPAPVVAPPVEEAHPTEKKGILEKIKEKLPGYHPKTVEEEKKDKDDN from the exons ATGGCAGAGGAAACCAAGAACGTTCACGAGCATGAGGTGCCAAAGGTAGCCACCGAGGAATCATCAACGGCCACCGGCGAGGTTACAGACCGTGGACTGTTCGATTTCTTGGGGAAGAAGAAAGATGAGACGAAACCAGAGGAGACCATCGACTCTGAGTTCGAGCAAAAGGTTCACATCTCAGAGCCGGTGCCTGAGGTTAAACAcgaggaagaaaaagaagagaagaagcatAGTCTCCTCGAGAAGCTTCACCGTAGCGACAGCTCTTCTAGCTCC TCAAGCGAGGAAGAAGGTGAAGATGgtgtgaagaggaagaagaagaaggacaaGAAGAAGGTAACTACTACTGAAGGAGAGGTGAAgacagaggaggagaagaaaggGTTTATGGATAAGCTGAAGGAGAAGCTTCCAGGACACGGGAAGAAGCCTGAAGAGGCTTCACCCGCACCGGTTGTTGCTCCTCCGGTGGAGGAAGCGCATCCGACGGAGAAGAAGGGTATTCTGGAGAAGATTAAGGAGAAGCTTCCAGGGTACCATCCCAAGACCgtagaggaggagaagaaggatAAGGATGATAATTAA
- the LOC103832069 gene encoding indole-3-acetic acid-induced protein ARG7 encodes MKMLYSKGMRLSELMEKWRKRKKGYFTVYTKEGKRFVLPLDYLNHPILQVLLEMAEDEFGTTIDGPLKIPCDGSLMDHVIMLVRRSMSDNYDDDGEKKSEDCSTSTCKGASISSLIPLFRGQSQIRSLVS; translated from the coding sequence ATGAAGATGTTATATTCTAAGGGGATGAGACTCTCTGAGTTGATGGAGAAGTGGAGAAAGAGGAAGAAAGGGTATTTCACTGTTTACACCAAAGAAGGGAAGAGATTCGTTTTGCCCTTGGATTATCTCAACCATCCGATTTTACAAGTGTTATTGGAGATGGCTGAGGATGAGTTTGGAACTACCATTGATGGTCCTTTAAAGATTCCTTGCGATGGGAGTTTAATGGATCACGTCATCATGCTTGTGAGGAGAAGTATGTCCGATAACTATGATGATGATGGGGAGAAGAAGTCAGAGGATTGTTCCACGAGCACCTGCAAGGGAGCTTCAATCTCTTCTCTAATACCTCTATTTCGTGGACAGAGCCAGATTCGGTCCTTAGTTTCCTAA
- the LOC103832070 gene encoding NADH dehydrogenase [ubiquinone] 1 beta subcomplex subunit 2, translating to MGGGGGITYKGVTVHTPKTWHTVAGKGLCGVMWFWILYRAKQDGPVVMGWRHPWDGHGDHGHGGDHH from the exons ATGGGCGGAGGAGGAGGTATAACATACAAGGGAGTCACCGTGCACACTCCTAAGACGTGGCACACCGTCGCCGGAAAGGGCTTGTGCGGCGTTATGTG gttcTGGATTTTGTACAGAGCAAAGCAAGATGGTCCTGTAGTCATG GGATGGAGGCACCCGTGGGATGGACATGGTGATCACGGTCATGGTGGGGATCATCACTAG
- the LOC103832071 gene encoding uncharacterized protein LOC103832071: MAQINFEGLRELHDCANYLLDHCPKTRESLSEQGQEKWTEQVSEASLRMLDICSVSKDVMTLVKHSLHDLQLTLRGNESSDVNEKIAAYNQYKNRLKKEILKCLNCLKGMIGGRVEMPRELNLLFVAEVLKEVREAVVTMVESLFSLGCIPWLEKRSSKGSLSSIFTSRSSDWLDDIWDETAVQSAATRLEAAEIAVEELEIELESIFRRLIHTRVSLLNIITS, translated from the coding sequence ATGGCTCAGATTAACTTCGAGGGTTTGAGAGAGCTACACGACTGCGCAAACTATCTCCTCGATCACTGTCCAAAAACAAGAGAATCTCTGTCTGAACAAGGACAAGAGAAGTGGACGGAACAAGTTTCTGAAGCTTCATTGAGGATGTTAGACATCTGTAGCGTATCTAAAGATGTGATGACGCTAGTTAAGCACAGCTTGCACGATCTACAACTTACTCTACGTGGAAACGAATCATCAGATGTGAACGAGAAGATAGCAGCGTATAATCAGTACAAGAACAGGCTCAAGAAGGAGATATTGAAATGCTTAAACTGTCTTAAAGGCATGATCGGAGGAAGAGTAGAGATGCCGAGAGAGCTTAACCTTCTATTTGTAGCTGAGGTTTTAAAGGAAGTGAGAGAAGCCGTTGTGACAATGGTCGAGTCGTTGTTCTCTCTTGGTTGTATCCCTTGGTTAGAGAAGAGATCGAGCAAAGGGTCTTTGTCTTCGATCTTTACTTCTCGATCTTCGGATTGGTTAGATGATATATGGGACGAGACCGCGGTTCAGAGCGCAGCTACGAGATTGGAAGCGGCAGAGATTGCTGTGGAGGAGCTTGAGATAGAGTTGGAGTCTATTTTCAGGCGATTGATTCATACAAGAGTTTCACTTCTTAATATTATTACCAGCTAG